The window CGGATCAAAATCAAAACCTACTTTCCTGTAGCATTCAATAGCTCCGGTATTCCAGTCGTAAACGTTCAGCTCTGCGGTTTCTTTACCGAAATGGGTGAAGCCATATTTCAGCAGTTCCTGCATTATCTTCTTACCATATCCTTTCCCCCTGTTGTTCTCGTCCCAGATCAGAATTCTTCCCAGCAGAAATGTTTTTTCCTTCAGGAAAATCTGAGCATGGCCAATGGGATCTCCGGATTGATCTGTAATGGTAAAAAGTGTCCTTTTTTCATCAGACAAATCTGTTTGCAGCTGTTCTTCTGTGAGGGGAAAACGGTATACAGGTCCGGCGAACTGAAGAAGTATTCTTTCGTTTTCTATCTTTGAGATGAGCAACGGAGCATCTTTGATCGTGAATGGCAATAGGGTAATCATGGTTTTTCCAGGTATTCTTTTAAACTTTGTCCTATAATAGTATTCCAGCCTTCTGTAAAGTTTTGTCTTGAAAAGCTTTCGCCTAAGTCTTTGAAATTTTCAATGTCTTCATGGGTCAGCTTTACTAAAGTTGATCCTTCTTCAGGTAGTAACTCCCAGGTTACCATGGTCTTCAGTGCTGAAAAATCAGGATACGACCAGGTATGTTTCAATTTCTGAACAGGTACTATTTCCAAGATCCGTCCCTGATGATGATACTTATTGGCTCCTCCAGGCTCATAGAAATTAAATTCCGCACCCTGTTCCAATACAAAATCCTGGATATCAAAATACCAGGATTTCATTTCATTTTTATCGGTTAATGCTTTCCATACTTTTTCAGCTGAAGCATTGATGGTGTACTGAATTGTGATGGGTGTTGTCATATTATGGGTTTTAACATGTTAAAAGTACACAATTTGTCCCTACTATTTACTCATTACTTATCCATGAGAAAATCCTGTGATCTTCGCTTCATCAAAATCCAGCTGCATTTCAATGGCCCTCATGACATGATCATCAAATATTTTCTCTCTTTTCATCCTGTGCAGTTCATTTCTCTGGGCCTGAATAATCTGCCGAAGGACATCTTTATTTTCATTAATGGCCGATACATAATCTCCTGTGGAAGCCATGCATTGAGCTTTGTCTGCCATCAGCATCATTTCATTTTCCAACTTATGCTTTTGATGACGGACCAGGCTGTTGGTTACGGCTAATTCAGAAAAGTCATTATCCAGCTTGTGCAATGCGGTTTCTTTCAGTTTTCGCATAAGGATTACTTCCTGTTTTTCTTCCGGCAATTCACTTCCGGCATCCTGAATATTCAGTAATTTAAGGATTGGACTCAGCAATAGCCCCTGCCCGACCAAAGTAATTAAGATGATAACGAAAGTTACGAATAAAATAATATTTCTGTGCGGAAATGCTTCCCCGTTAGGTAAAAAAGCAGGAATCGACAAGGCTGCAGCCAGAGAAACCACTCCTCTCATTGCAGCAAAGCTAATGATGAACGGCTCCCTCCAATCCGGTTTAGGAACTTTTAACCGTAATTCTTTTGAACAAACCCTTGGGAAATACATTAATGCATAACTGTACAAAATTCTTGTTCCGATAATTGCTCCGCCAATAACAACACTGTAGAAGATCCCTTCTGAAATGGTATATTCCTGCATTCCTTCCACTACAATGGGAAGTTCAAGGCCAATCAGAATAAAGATGATGGTATTCATCAGGAATATAAGGACACTCCACACGTTTCCGGACTGTATCCTTGAGGTATGGCTCAGATAGCAGTGCGAATTGTAAGACATCAGCAGACCTCCGGCAACCACTGCCAGCACACCCGAGAAATGGAAATGCTCTGCTCCTACATACATGATATAAGGAACAATCAGTGTGATAATTGTATCTATATTAGAGTTGGTAGGAATGATCTTCAGCAGTGCCCCAAACAGAAAACCAACGGCAGCTCCTACAGCAATTCCCCCAATGGCCATCATAAAGAAATCCTGAACGGCATCTCTCCAGATAAACTGCCCTGAAATAACGGCTGCCAGAGCAAATTTAAAAACAATTAAACTGGATGCATCGTTAATCAGACTTTCTCCTTCCAGAATATTGGTGATTTTTTTAGGAATTTTCATATGTTTCAAGACCGAAGTGGCAGCTACCGCATCCGGCGGAGAGTTTACCCCTCCGAGCAAAAATCCCATCGCTACAGTAAGTCCGGGAATAATAGAAGATGAGAGATAGGCGACCACTATTGATGTTAAAAACACCAGTCCGAAAGCCATTGAAAAAATCTGTTTTCTCCATTTATGAAAATCCTGCCATGAAGTGAACCAGGCAGCCTCAAACAAAATAGGCGGCAGAAAAATAAGAAAAACAAGATCTGGTTCTATTTCAATACGCGGCATTCCCGGTATAAAGCTTATCAGTAACCCTGCAATTACAAGGAAAATGGGATAGGCTACTTTCAGTTTCTGGCCGATCATTACCAATATCATCACAGACAGGAGTACTGCGATCGATATTATAACATAGCTGTGAATCATTTTAAGTAAGTTTTTTAAGTGTTATTTTTATTTGTAAAGACTTCCAAACCTTATAGGTTTTTAAAACCTATAAGGTTTAGTTTATCCTCTGATTTCAGGCACTAATCAATTGAATTAAAGCACAATATTATTCTTAGGCGCAATGGCTGGCGGAAGGTCAGATTCATCCAGCATGTCTCTCATATCAATTTCTATGGTACGGCTGATCTGGGTGATGGGTACATCATTGGCACTTCCTTCAAATGGATTGACTGAGGCTTCACCTACATTATCAAGGGTATGAAAGCACCATGTTACCAGTAAAGAGAACGGAATATTAAACCACAATGTCCATCCTTCCACCATGGTCCCTTCTCCTAATTTGTCAAACTCTTTCAATAACCCGAAAGGCACAAAAACAATGAACAAAAGCAAAAGATAAGTGGTAATTGAGGAAAAATTTCTTGGATAGGGAAAGTTTTTAATTCTTTCCGCTTTTCCCTGGTCATCAGTAAATTTTACCAACTGCTGATTGATTTGCGTCCATTGAAAATCGTTAAGTTCTCCCTTTTCATAGGCTTCGGACAATGCTTTACTCTGTTTCGCCATCAATTGGGTGGCTCTGTTCTTTTTGCTTAAAATATACTGAAGCTCAGGCTCGGAAAGGTATTTTTTTAATTCATCATCCAGCTTGGAGAGCCTTTCCGGAATGTCATATTTTTTGGCGTATTCATCAAACTGCTCTGTACCCATGTTTTCCCATGCTCTTGGTTCACGAAGCTGAAATCTCAGAGCCGTAAGCCATGCATAATGACGAAGAAACATTTCTTTTACCTGATCCGGGTCTTTAGAAAGCAGGGCGTCTCTCAGAATATATCCAAAGCTTCGGCTGTCATTGATAATCGCGCCATAGATCTGTCTGGCTTCCCAGAGTCTGCTGTAGCTGGCATTGTTTTTAAATCCCACAATAAAGGCTACTGCTGTTCCCATGATGGCAATCGGTTGCCAGGGAACGGAGAGAAATGTCCAGCCAAAAAAATAGAGGGCTGTAGGAATGGCTGACAGTATAAGCAGGGCATAAATGCTCCGTCTGGTCCACATAATGAACTCACGGGCTCCGAATCTTTTTCCTGAATGCATAGGTGTTTATTTTTTTATGGTGTTTATTATTTTTATTTTTCAAATAATGGCTTTCCTCAGGGCATTCAGCAGCGGTTACAATTAGTTTTTTGTAAAGGGAATATTGTTATAAAAACCAATCTGAATCTGCCCCCGGTTTCGGTTTTCCTGAATCTGGTTCATATAACCGGCTTCAATCCTCATATTTTTATTAATGACATATCCTACAGCCCCATAGACTCTGTTCCTGTCGAAAACCGGGCTGTTGAAATGCAGGAAAATCTCATTATAGACTGAAGCATAAAGGGTTTTGGGCAGCATTTCCTTTTGGGTAATCGGAATATTCAGTCCCAGCATGTAACGGAATCTCATTCTGAAATCATCTTCCAGAAAACGTTCTTCCAAACGGTACCGGTGCTGAAGATAAAAACGTCCAAATCTCTGCTTGGTAATATACTGCTGAAAAATCCGGTGTTCTCTATTATCTTTTTTCTCCCCGTTTACATAAGGCTGGCTCAGAATAAAACCGTAACCTAATAGAACATTGTTGTTATTTTCGGTAAGATCATACCCGATTCCTGTACGGATCAGTAATTGTTCCAGATCTCCGGCAGCATCGAAATTACGGTACTGAATTTCATTATGCCAGTTCAGCTTTTTGCTGATTTTATTATTCCCAAAATACATATACCATGCTCCCAGGTCGCTTTTTTGAGCAAATATAAAAATGGAACCCAAATTTAAAACGGTGAATGCCAACTTCGTCAAAACCTTTCTCATGCTTATTAATTACTATTATCTATCGTTTTTAACAAAATTAATATTTTAAATCAATAATAGCAAACAATATTTTTCTCATGAAGGAAAGAGCTCCGGAAGACATATTTTCTTCCGGATTTCTCTAACGTATTATCCAGGAACCTGTTCTGCAAGTACGACTGTTTCATTACGGTCAAAATAAATACAGGTCATTGCATAAAGATCCATTGTCCAGCCTTTAATTCCGTTTTCTGCACAGTCTTTACAGAAAGTCATATAATCTGTTTTTCCCTGTTGGTGAAGTTTCAGCCTTTCTTTAAACTTTTCAAGATTTACAGCATCAGAAACGGTAAGGGTATCATATTTTCTTCCTGTCTGAACAGCTGCATTTTCGGCATTAAAATACTCAGTATTTCCATCCGGAACGTAAGCTTTATAATGAGAAACTCCAAGTGCTTTTATCGCCTGAATATATTGAGGAAAGTCGGCTCCGCTTTTTACTTTTTGATGCTCTGCCTTAATGTTTTCAATTGTAAATTTCATTTTTATGTTTTTTATGTTTAAAGAATATTCTTTTTATGAATGATGAGTGATCTTCTTTTTATCAAATTTAAAAATTTTCAGGATGCAAATATATACCCAATAAAAAACCGGTAACATGATTACCGGTAAGTTTTAACTATATTTCGAATACAAAATATAAATCTTATGGGTGCTGCTGCATTTTAGCAGGGTCATCATAGTTAACCATCCAGTTGATTCCGAACTGATCTGTAAACATTCCGAAATAAGCTCCCCAGAAAGTATCTGCCATTGGCATGGTAATCTGCCCTCCTGCAGAAAGCCCTCCGAATAATTTGTCTGCTTCTTCTTTAGATGCTGCATTCACAGAAATTGAGAAGTTATTTCCAGCCTTGAAGTTGGAAGACCACTCCCCTCCTGTATCGCTTCCCATTAAAATGGTTTCTTTAGAGATTGGAAGTGATACATGCATGATCTTGTCTTTGTCTTCTTCAGGGGTCTCCTTGCCTTCCATTGGAGGCATTTCTCCAAATGTTCCGATATAAGGATATTCTCCCCCAAAAACAGATTTATAGAAATCGAAAGCTTCTTTGCAATTTCCGTTGAATGTAAGGTAAACGTTTACTGTTGCCATAATTGTCTTGTTTTTTTAAGTTTAGTTTGTATTTTTTATTGAGGTTTTTCAGATAAAGTTTTCAATCTTGAAAGTCCTTTCTGATAATCTTTTCCTATAGCATCCTCCATATTCATCAACAGCTTCATCAGGGTAAACGGATAAGGAATCTGTGATGTAAATCCCCACGTGGCCTTGCTTCCTTTTTCTTCCGGAACTACCGTTACATAAGCGTTTGCTTCACTTTCATATGGAGTAAGAAATCGGATCTCTGTATCTACCCTTTTACCTGCTTCATCTACTTTTTTCAATTCCTGACAACCTTTTCCTGCATTTTCATTTTTACTATCCCAGCAAACTTTTTCTCCGGGCTGCCCCGTTGTGCCCGTCCAGTCTTTTTTCATATTGGGATCAAGGTCATTCCATGGGCTCCATTGATCCATTGCTCTGAGGGAATTCGTATTTTGCCATACTTTATCTACCGGAGCGTTGATAGAAATCGTTTTTTCATACTTGCAGTCTTCTGAAATAAACGCAGCCACCCCTAACAAAATGATTAGTACTGCGGCCAAAAACAGCATCAATCTTTTAATTATTTTCATCATCTGTGTATTTTAATTATGATCTGTGCTGATCGATAAGAATCATATTCCCATCGGGATCTTTCAGGTAAATATGTTCAGGCCCTGAAGTGGTTTCATCAGCTTCTCTTCCGATTTCTATTCCGTTTTCTTTTAATTTTTTCTGAATTTCGCGCACATCGTCAAAAGATTCAAGATCCTGTGCATTTTCATCCCATCCAGGATTGAAAGTAAGCATATTTCCATCAAACATTGCCTGAAAAAGGCCTATCAGTGTAGAACCGTTTTTCATGATCAGATAATTACTTTCTGCAGTTCCCGCCGTGGCTGTAAACCCAAGTTTTTCATAAAAGTCTCTGGATTTCTGAAGATCTTTTACACTTAAGCTGATTGAAAAAGCTCCTAATTTCATATTTTTTTATTTTTAAAGCGAATGGATGTCCTGCAAAAGCCAGTCCCGATATAATCCGGAACCACATGCAAGCAGGGGAAAGACGGGATCATGTAATCCGTAAAAAAATGATCCCACGGCTATGACTGCTATCTTTCCGGGTATATTTACTGATTTTTTAAATGGGTCTTAAAGGCTATGGTTCCGTCATAGCTTTTCCAGTCTCCAATCAACTCAATATACTGTCCTTCTATTTTTTCTGTTTTTCTGTTCCATTTGAAATTATAGACAAATTTTCCTTTGAAAATTCCGGAATGCTTTCCTTTGTTTTCTTCTGCCAGTTCATATTCTCCGAACACAGTTCCCTGTTTTTTGGAATCTTTGTATTTTGAAATGGTCATTTTCCCTTCAAATTTTGAATAATTGGTGTCTACAAGGGAATATCCCGAAACGAAGTATTCCTGGTCATTTTTTTTATTCTGTTCAGAAATATTGATCTTCAGTTTCAGTTCCTGTCCTTTGCTTCCAATGGTTCCTATGTAAGGTTTGCTGTTATTCAGCCAGGTATTCGAGATATCAGGCATCTGTCCTAATGCAAAATTGGCAACAAGAATGAGGAGTAATAAAAGTTTTTTCATATTGTGTGATTTTTTTAAACGCCAAATTGTGCCAAATGGTGGTTCAAATGTTTCGCAAACATATTGTTCCATTCCTGAGCATTCAGCTTTCCGAAAGAAAAAGATTCTTTACCATCAAATGCATCAGCACCCAACTGTTGTGTTTTCTGGATGAAACCAATGAGTCTTGCTTTCTCTTCGTGAAAATTCTTTCTGGTAGTGATCAAAAACTGGGGAGCGGTAGGAGAATCTCTCGGATAGGCTTTTTCTCCCACTACTTTTGGTTTTACGAAAGTTTTTAATATAAATTTTGCAATGGCTCCCGGCTTTTTGTGCTTTTCCGGTTCATAAATCATTTCATAGGTAATGGAACAGTGGGCCAGCATCTGGTCTACTGTCATTTTTCCCCACAGACCATGGGTATCTTCTACGAGTCTGTTGATTCTGTCAATATAGTTTTGAGCATCTTTTGCATCAAATACATTTTCCATATAATTTCTATTTTACTATGGGCAAATATATCAGTTTTTTTGTTTGATTTTATCGTTGGCTGAAAAAATTGAGGGGTGTGGTGCGAGTCGCGAGTTGTGGGTTCGGGTTACGAATTGCTTGTTGCCAGTTTGTGATTAAGCGTAGGGATAAAGGTTGAGGATTTTAAGTAGATAAGCTACAGGATGCGGGTTTTGGGATTGCGGGACTTTGGAGTGTGAAAATGTGGAGTTTGGTTAATACAGGTTATTTTGTTTTTTTAATTATTTCTTGATGTTTTTAAGGTAAATACTCATAACCGATACAATTAACAGCAAGCACCTGATCAATCAAAAGCTAGCAACAAAAACAAGCAACAAGAAACCAGCAACAGATTAACCAGCAACTGGAAACAAAAAAATTACTCAATCTCCTCAGAAGTATTCTCAACTGCGATTTCCTGTGGTGCAGATTTTTTGAAAATAAACCAAAGTTTAATCTTCAAAGCAATCCAGCCTATAATGGCATATATTACTAAAAGAATGCTTAAGTGTTTCAGATAAGGGAAAGTAAGTTCCACCGAACCTTTTTGAATCAATAAGATTTTAAATGCCTGTAGAAATGGAGTTAACGGAATAATATTGGCAATAAACTGAACAAAAGCAGGCATTGCATTCAAAGGCCATGTAAAACCACTGATGATGAAAGCCGGTGAAGCTATAACCATCAGGATTTGTGTAGCCTTCAAAGCATCCGGAATCAGAATACTGATGAATACCCCCAAAAATGAGGCTGACCCTACAAAAACTGCTGTTAAAAGAATAAAATTAAGAATTCCTTCCGGCATCGGAACTCTGAAAATCATATGCATAAAGTAGTAAATACCTACAATAAGAATAGAAAACACCCAGATTGGGATCACCTTTATGAGCATGGTTGGGAAGGCCCATTTTTTCATTTTCAGGTATTCTTTCACAAAGGATCCCCTTTCAAATTCAGCAGCAAAACTTACGGCCATTGCCAGCAGGATCACCTGCTGTAATACCACTGCCAGCATTGCAGGCCACATAAAGATCAGATAGTTTCCGGTAGTATTGAAAAGGGTGATGTAATTGGCTTTGAAAGGTTCATATTGTGTAGCAGCCTTTGCAGCGGGCATTCCTGCTTTCTGAAGGGCTTTAATGGATGCTCCGGCAGAAAATGTTCCTATGGTAAGCTGAAGTGCTTTGGAGGCGAAATTAGCTGTTAAAACATTTCCTGTATTGATGTAGACATTCAGTTCGGGATATTTTTTCTGCAGCATATCTCCTTCAAACCTTGAAGGAATAATCACCACAGCGGCAGCTTCATGCCTGATTACCTCATCTTTGATACTCAGAGGTTCCTGAAGATATCTGATAATTCTGATGCTTTTATTATCATCCAGCATTTCCGTCAATTGGTTGGATAAAGGAGTATTATCCCTATCCACTACCAATACGGGGGTATTTTCAACTTTTCCGCTTTTGTAGACAAACCCCAGCAAGGTTGCATAGAATACCGGTGCCAAAAAGAACACCGTCCTTAAGGTAGAATTGCCGATAAAAAGTTTGAACTCTCGTTTTAAAAGACGGAAAAATTCTTTCATCTGTATATTTTTATAGGTTGATGAACGCCATGAAATTCAATTGGAAATCTCATGTGCTCTTTTTCAATTTATTTCAGGATTACATTGGCATTGACAAGAATACTTTTAGCCTTGTTCATGTCTTTGGGTTTTACTTTGATCTCGTAGATGGCATCCTGTAACTGGTAATCCGGATAAGCTGTTGTGATATCTGCATATTTTGTAAGCTGCTTGATATACACGATATTTCCTGTGAGGTTTTCTTTGTTATACACCACCTGCATGGTCACTTCCTGTCCTTTTCTGTATTTTGAAATTGCACTTTCCGGGATAGTAAATCTGAAATAAGTACTTTCGGGAATATACCCGTTGAATAAAGCAAAACCGGCGGTTGCCAGCTCACCTGTATTTAAACTGATGGTTTCAATTTCCATATCATTGGTGGCGATGATATATCTTTCGGAATAGGCTACATTAGCTTCCTGTAGGGCTCCTTTGGCCTGTGAAGCCTGGCCGGCTGCCATTTCTATTTTTTCTACACGGGTTCCTCTGTTGACATCATCCAGCTCCGCCACTACCGCATCATACTGTGCTTTTGCCCCCTGTAATTTTGCATAGATCTCATCATGAGCCTGTGGAGACATTAAGCTGTCCCGGAACATATTGTTGGCTCTTTTGTAAGATTTCTGGGCAAATTCATATTGTTCTTTCAATCCTTTATATTTGGCCTGAAGCTGTCTCAGCTGATCGGCAGTGGCTCCGTTTTTAGCCATCTGTTCCTGGGCAGAGGCGGCATTTACTGCACCTTGCGCCTGGGCAATTTTTGCTGAAACTTCAGGGACATCAAGCTGCGCCAGCGTATCTCCTTTTTTCACGGTCTGACCTTCAGAAACGTATATTTTCAGGATCCTTCCGGTCACTTTAGGGGCAAAAGAGATCACCTCTTTTTTAGTTTTTCCCTCAGGTTCTTTTATTTTTTCATTTTTCTTGTCACAGCTCCCTAACAAAAACAGAGCAGCGAAGAGTACAGATATATTTTTATGCATCATTTAAATTTTTAAGGGATTAAATAAAATTTGGTGATATCCAGTTCCTGGGTAGACCTCATCAGTTCTATTCCGGCTCTTCTCTGATTGAAAATGGCATTCTGATATTCCAGTTCCGCAACTTCAAGATCATTTTCAGCATCAATAAGCTGTGAAGATTTACTCATTCCGTATCTGAATTCTTTTTCTGCCTGCACCAATGCATTTTTTGCGAGTTCTTTTTCTTTGGCTTTCAAGGGGATCTGTGCGGAAGCAATATCATAATTGGTTTGATTATTCGCCAGATTCAGCGAAAGTTTTTTCAGAGCGTCTTCTTTCTGATTCTGTAAAACTTCTTTTCCTACTTTGGCTGTTTCTTCTGCATGTTTTCCTTCTTTACCGTCAAAAATTTCCCATTTAAAACCGACTCCTGCCGTAATGAATGGAAATACGTTGATATTATTAGGTCTCCAGTCCAGTTTTTTTCCTTCATATCCAAGAATTGGAACTGCGGGGATGATATTTTCTGAGGATTTTATCCTGTTTCCGTACAGTCCGATATAATAAGCAGAAGCCATCAGCTGTACTTTAGGAATCATCCATGTTCTTTCTGCTTTTATTTTATAGTCTGCAGCACTGATTCCATGTTCCAGAGCTCTGATTTCTGCTCTTTGCTCAATTCCTTTTTCTGCGGCAAGCAATTCTACAGGGTACAATACAGGATCAATCATTCTGAGCCTTTCCCTATTGATTCCCGTTAATATATAAAGCTGGGTAAGAAGGAGTTCTTTTTTTCCTTCATATTCTACCATCTTCGCATTTAAAGTAGCCTGGGCCAACTCAATTTTCTTATGATCATAAGGTGTTATCAGACCATAACCGAGTGCTTTATCTGCCGTTTTCCTGTTGATATCCAGTCTTTTTTTACTTTCATCCAGTACTTTTTTAGACTGATGAATCAGCGCCAGCTGATCATAGGCTTTGGAAATGGTGGCAATAACCTCATCTTTTGTTTTTTCCAGAAGGATATCTTCGGATTTTTTCTTTTCTTCAACTGCTTTTTTCAGGTACTTGACCTTTCCTCCTGAGTACAGAACCATCTTGGCATCTGCTTTGGCAATTCCTGAAAAACCTGATACGTTGAAATTATTATTGAAAGCCCCTTCCGGAATATTGATAAAGGGAGCCAGGTTGAATTCCGGTGACGTCAGTCTTGCTGTTCCGTTAAGATAGCTGGCTTTACCACTCAATTCCAGAGTCGGAAGAAAGATGTCTTTCAGTTTGTGTTCATCAAGATCGGTAAGTTTATTTTGAGTAATCTGCATTTTAAGGTCCGAATCCCGAACCATAGCACTATCCAGAAGTTCTTTAAAATCCGGAGCAGATTGTGCCCAGCCAAAAGC of the Chryseobacterium aureum genome contains:
- a CDS encoding SRPBCC family protein, producing MTTPITIQYTINASAEKVWKALTDKNEMKSWYFDIQDFVLEQGAEFNFYEPGGANKYHHQGRILEIVPVQKLKHTWSYPDFSALKTMVTWELLPEEGSTLVKLTHEDIENFKDLGESFSRQNFTEGWNTIIGQSLKEYLEKP
- a CDS encoding DUF1569 domain-containing protein, which gives rise to MENVFDAKDAQNYIDRINRLVEDTHGLWGKMTVDQMLAHCSITYEMIYEPEKHKKPGAIAKFILKTFVKPKVVGEKAYPRDSPTAPQFLITTRKNFHEEKARLIGFIQKTQQLGADAFDGKESFSFGKLNAQEWNNMFAKHLNHHLAQFGV
- a CDS encoding bestrophin family protein — translated: MHSGKRFGAREFIMWTRRSIYALLILSAIPTALYFFGWTFLSVPWQPIAIMGTAVAFIVGFKNNASYSRLWEARQIYGAIINDSRSFGYILRDALLSKDPDQVKEMFLRHYAWLTALRFQLREPRAWENMGTEQFDEYAKKYDIPERLSKLDDELKKYLSEPELQYILSKKNRATQLMAKQSKALSEAYEKGELNDFQWTQINQQLVKFTDDQGKAERIKNFPYPRNFSSITTYLLLLFIVFVPFGLLKEFDKLGEGTMVEGWTLWFNIPFSLLVTWCFHTLDNVGEASVNPFEGSANDVPITQISRTIEIDMRDMLDESDLPPAIAPKNNIVL
- a CDS encoding HlyD family secretion protein; its protein translation is MHKNISVLFAALFLLGSCDKKNEKIKEPEGKTKKEVISFAPKVTGRILKIYVSEGQTVKKGDTLAQLDVPEVSAKIAQAQGAVNAASAQEQMAKNGATADQLRQLQAKYKGLKEQYEFAQKSYKRANNMFRDSLMSPQAHDEIYAKLQGAKAQYDAVVAELDDVNRGTRVEKIEMAAGQASQAKGALQEANVAYSERYIIATNDMEIETISLNTGELATAGFALFNGYIPESTYFRFTIPESAISKYRKGQEVTMQVVYNKENLTGNIVYIKQLTKYADITTAYPDYQLQDAIYEIKVKPKDMNKAKSILVNANVILK
- a CDS encoding TolC family protein, with translation MKNNLLIFTFSFFAFPAFGWAQSAPDFKELLDSAMVRDSDLKMQITQNKLTDLDEHKLKDIFLPTLELSGKASYLNGTARLTSPEFNLAPFINIPEGAFNNNFNVSGFSGIAKADAKMVLYSGGKVKYLKKAVEEKKKSEDILLEKTKDEVIATISKAYDQLALIHQSKKVLDESKKRLDINRKTADKALGYGLITPYDHKKIELAQATLNAKMVEYEGKKELLLTQLYILTGINRERLRMIDPVLYPVELLAAEKGIEQRAEIRALEHGISAADYKIKAERTWMIPKVQLMASAYYIGLYGNRIKSSENIIPAVPILGYEGKKLDWRPNNINVFPFITAGVGFKWEIFDGKEGKHAEETAKVGKEVLQNQKEDALKKLSLNLANNQTNYDIASAQIPLKAKEKELAKNALVQAEKEFRYGMSKSSQLIDAENDLEVAELEYQNAIFNQRRAGIELMRSTQELDITKFYLIP
- a CDS encoding DUF1398 domain-containing protein, coding for MKFTIENIKAEHQKVKSGADFPQYIQAIKALGVSHYKAYVPDGNTEYFNAENAAVQTGRKYDTLTVSDAVNLEKFKERLKLHQQGKTDYMTFCKDCAENGIKGWTMDLYAMTCIYFDRNETVVLAEQVPG
- a CDS encoding Na+/H+ antiporter; the protein is MIHSYVIISIAVLLSVMILVMIGQKLKVAYPIFLVIAGLLISFIPGMPRIEIEPDLVFLIFLPPILFEAAWFTSWQDFHKWRKQIFSMAFGLVFLTSIVVAYLSSSIIPGLTVAMGFLLGGVNSPPDAVAATSVLKHMKIPKKITNILEGESLINDASSLIVFKFALAAVISGQFIWRDAVQDFFMMAIGGIAVGAAVGFLFGALLKIIPTNSNIDTIITLIVPYIMYVGAEHFHFSGVLAVVAGGLLMSYNSHCYLSHTSRIQSGNVWSVLIFLMNTIIFILIGLELPIVVEGMQEYTISEGIFYSVVIGGAIIGTRILYSYALMYFPRVCSKELRLKVPKPDWREPFIISFAAMRGVVSLAAALSIPAFLPNGEAFPHRNIILFVTFVIILITLVGQGLLLSPILKLLNIQDAGSELPEEKQEVILMRKLKETALHKLDNDFSELAVTNSLVRHQKHKLENEMMLMADKAQCMASTGDYVSAINENKDVLRQIIQAQRNELHRMKREKIFDDHVMRAIEMQLDFDEAKITGFSHG
- a CDS encoding DUF2490 domain-containing protein — its product is MRKVLTKLAFTVLNLGSIFIFAQKSDLGAWYMYFGNNKISKKLNWHNEIQYRNFDAAGDLEQLLIRTGIGYDLTENNNNVLLGYGFILSQPYVNGEKKDNREHRIFQQYITKQRFGRFYLQHRYRLEERFLEDDFRMRFRYMLGLNIPITQKEMLPKTLYASVYNEIFLHFNSPVFDRNRVYGAVGYVINKNMRIEAGYMNQIQENRNRGQIQIGFYNNIPFTKN
- a CDS encoding GNAT family N-acetyltransferase, whose translation is MITLLPFTIKDAPLLISKIENERILLQFAGPVYRFPLTEEQLQTDLSDEKRTLFTITDQSGDPIGHAQIFLKEKTFLLGRILIWDENNRGKGYGKKIMQELLKYGFTHFGKETAELNVYDWNTGAIECYRKVGFDFDPDVKSEAKMDQETWVSLNMKIHRKTFESQES
- a CDS encoding SRPBCC family protein: MMKIIKRLMLFLAAVLIILLGVAAFISEDCKYEKTISINAPVDKVWQNTNSLRAMDQWSPWNDLDPNMKKDWTGTTGQPGEKVCWDSKNENAGKGCQELKKVDEAGKRVDTEIRFLTPYESEANAYVTVVPEEKGSKATWGFTSQIPYPFTLMKLLMNMEDAIGKDYQKGLSRLKTLSEKPQ
- a CDS encoding VOC family protein gives rise to the protein MATVNVYLTFNGNCKEAFDFYKSVFGGEYPYIGTFGEMPPMEGKETPEEDKDKIMHVSLPISKETILMGSDTGGEWSSNFKAGNNFSISVNAASKEEADKLFGGLSAGGQITMPMADTFWGAYFGMFTDQFGINWMVNYDDPAKMQQHP
- a CDS encoding VOC family protein; translated protein: MKLGAFSISLSVKDLQKSRDFYEKLGFTATAGTAESNYLIMKNGSTLIGLFQAMFDGNMLTFNPGWDENAQDLESFDDVREIQKKLKENGIEIGREADETTSGPEHIYLKDPDGNMILIDQHRS
- a CDS encoding ABC transporter permease — translated: MKEFFRLLKREFKLFIGNSTLRTVFFLAPVFYATLLGFVYKSGKVENTPVLVVDRDNTPLSNQLTEMLDDNKSIRIIRYLQEPLSIKDEVIRHEAAAVVIIPSRFEGDMLQKKYPELNVYINTGNVLTANFASKALQLTIGTFSAGASIKALQKAGMPAAKAATQYEPFKANYITLFNTTGNYLIFMWPAMLAVVLQQVILLAMAVSFAAEFERGSFVKEYLKMKKWAFPTMLIKVIPIWVFSILIVGIYYFMHMIFRVPMPEGILNFILLTAVFVGSASFLGVFISILIPDALKATQILMVIASPAFIISGFTWPLNAMPAFVQFIANIIPLTPFLQAFKILLIQKGSVELTFPYLKHLSILLVIYAIIGWIALKIKLWFIFKKSAPQEIAVENTSEEIE